In Methylomonas sp. ZR1, one DNA window encodes the following:
- the amoC gene encoding bacterial ammonia monooxygenase, subunit AmoC, translated as MATTTEHVRLSTENPKSLPWYLTDLPKYLKGFGFLTVMYISLRLYQGAFAIAHGLDSSEPAFEQYWMRLFYIELVVIAAVASGFWGYLWTTRDRNLEQLAPKEEIRRYFTLTMWISIYTFAVYWAGSYFAEQDNSWHQVAIRDTPFTANHIIEFYFNFPLYVILGGCAWLYARTRLPLYAKGISLPLTLAVFGPFMILVSVGFNEWGHTFWFREEFFAAPIHWGFVIGVWFALGVGGILLQGVTRLIELMEKIEDAE; from the coding sequence ATGGCTACCACGACAGAACACGTGCGCTTAAGCACCGAAAACCCGAAATCATTGCCTTGGTATTTGACCGACTTACCCAAATATTTAAAAGGCTTTGGCTTTTTAACCGTTATGTACATCAGTTTACGCCTGTATCAGGGTGCTTTTGCCATAGCACACGGTTTGGATTCCTCGGAGCCGGCGTTCGAACAATACTGGATGCGGCTGTTTTATATCGAACTGGTGGTGATCGCTGCCGTCGCCAGCGGCTTTTGGGGTTACTTATGGACCACACGCGACCGGAATCTGGAGCAACTGGCACCCAAGGAAGAAATCCGCCGCTATTTCACCTTGACGATGTGGATCAGCATTTACACCTTTGCGGTGTACTGGGCGGGCAGTTATTTTGCCGAACAGGACAATTCCTGGCATCAGGTGGCGATCCGCGATACGCCGTTTACCGCTAATCACATCATCGAGTTTTACTTCAACTTCCCGCTGTACGTGATCCTGGGCGGCTGCGCCTGGTTGTATGCTAGAACCCGCTTGCCCTTGTACGCCAAAGGCATCTCCTTGCCTTTGACCCTGGCGGTGTTCGGGCCGTTCATGATCTTGGTCAGCGTCGGCTTCAACGAATGGGGACATACCTTCTGGTTTAGAGAGGAATTCTTCGCCGCGCCGATTCATTGGGGCTTTGTGATCGGGGTTTGGTTTGCCTTGGGCGTCGGCGGCATCCTGCTGCAAGGCGTGACTCGACTGATCGAACTCATGGAAAAAATCGAAGACGCTGAATAG
- a CDS encoding LysR family transcriptional regulator gives MANLRTFDLNLLLAFDVLMRERNVTRAAECMFVTQSAMSHTLHRLRQQLNDPVLVKSPAGMQPTALALALVEPVRSLLQEMERLLEAPQAFDPASSQRRFTIAATDYMEFLILPELSQLIEQTAPGVDIHVKRTESAFPLAQLENGSLDVVLGFASVLNPPAHLYCEHLFMDRMACVVRRDHPSIQAAPSLEDYLAATHMLISRTGDKLGVIDEKLAELNLERRINFIVPHFLSAPLIVTQTHMILSLPYRLAIAFQKLVPLQVLPVPVSLPDYDLAMIWHPLWEKDPAHGWLREQINAIGRKIAESEIRL, from the coding sequence ATGGCTAACCTACGCACTTTCGACTTAAACCTGTTACTGGCGTTCGATGTTTTGATGCGGGAGCGCAATGTCACTCGCGCGGCGGAATGCATGTTCGTTACGCAGTCGGCGATGAGTCATACCTTGCATCGCTTACGCCAGCAACTGAACGATCCGGTCTTGGTTAAATCGCCCGCCGGTATGCAGCCGACCGCGCTGGCGCTGGCCTTGGTGGAACCGGTACGCAGTCTGTTACAGGAAATGGAACGCTTGCTTGAAGCACCTCAAGCCTTCGATCCGGCCTCCAGTCAGCGCCGCTTCACCATCGCCGCGACCGATTACATGGAGTTTTTGATCTTGCCCGAGTTGTCGCAATTGATTGAGCAAACCGCGCCGGGCGTGGATATTCATGTCAAACGCACGGAATCTGCTTTTCCGTTGGCGCAGCTGGAAAACGGTAGTCTGGATGTGGTGTTGGGCTTTGCCTCGGTACTGAATCCACCGGCGCATTTGTACTGCGAACATTTATTCATGGATCGCATGGCTTGCGTGGTCAGGCGGGATCATCCCAGCATTCAAGCCGCGCCATCGCTGGAGGACTATTTGGCGGCGACGCACATGCTGATCTCCCGAACCGGCGATAAATTAGGCGTGATAGACGAGAAGCTCGCCGAGTTGAATTTAGAGCGACGGATTAATTTCATCGTGCCGCATTTTCTATCGGCACCGTTGATCGTGACCCAGACCCATATGATTTTGTCTTTGCCTTATCGCTTGGCCATCGCCTTTCAGAAACTGGTGCCGCTGCAAGTATTGCCGGTGCCGGTAAGTTTGCCGGACTACGATTTGGCGATGATTTGGCACCCGTTATGGGAAAAAGACCCGGCCCATGGTTGGTTGCGCGAACAAATCAACGCCATAGGCCGGAAAATTGCCGAGAGTGAAATTCGGCTTTAA
- the amoA gene encoding bacterial ammonia monooxygenase, subunit AmoA, whose translation MSAQIPISTFKPYRGEKARLARAYDYLILVLALFLFIGSFHLHFALTVGDWDFWVDWKDRQWWPLVTPLIGITFPAAVQAVLWDKFRLPLGATLCVAALLLGTWVTRVFAYHYWNFFPINMVLPATMVPGALVLDTLLMLTNSLTITSIFGGAAFALLFYPTNWPIFGMFHQAVDYHNSQLSVADVFGFQYIRTGMPEYLRIIERGTLRTYGQYATPLSAFCSALLCSLMYPLWWKIGKLFADTRYLKSI comes from the coding sequence ATGTCTGCACAAATTCCAATTTCAACATTCAAACCTTATCGGGGCGAAAAAGCCCGGTTAGCCAGGGCTTACGATTATCTGATCCTGGTGCTGGCCCTATTCTTATTCATCGGCTCGTTCCATCTACATTTTGCCCTGACCGTCGGCGACTGGGACTTCTGGGTCGATTGGAAAGATCGGCAATGGTGGCCTTTGGTGACGCCGTTGATCGGTATTACCTTTCCAGCCGCCGTACAGGCGGTGTTGTGGGATAAATTCCGCCTGCCCTTGGGCGCCACGCTGTGCGTCGCGGCCTTATTGCTCGGCACCTGGGTCACCCGTGTGTTTGCCTACCACTACTGGAACTTCTTCCCCATCAACATGGTGCTGCCAGCGACCATGGTGCCGGGTGCCTTGGTATTGGACACCTTGTTGATGCTGACCAATAGCCTGACCATCACCTCCATTTTTGGTGGAGCTGCATTTGCCTTGTTGTTTTACCCCACCAACTGGCCGATTTTCGGTATGTTCCATCAAGCGGTCGATTATCACAATAGCCAGCTTTCGGTGGCCGACGTGTTTGGCTTCCAATACATACGCACCGGCATGCCCGAATACCTGCGCATCATCGAACGCGGCACCTTGCGCACCTATGGCCAGTACGCCACGCCATTGTCAGCATTTTGTTCAGCGTTGTTGTGCTCGTTGATGTATCCGCTGTGGTGGAAAATCGGCAAATTGTTCGCTGATACCCGTTATCTGAAAAGCATTTAA
- the amoB gene encoding bacterial ammonia monooxygenase, subunit AmoB, translating to MKLLFKPWLLAVLCINVLSIFAVPTAQAHGEKALEPFIRMRTIQWYDVQWSTQTFNVNDEVSVSGKFHVAEDWPISVPKPEASFLNISTPGPVLIRTERYLNGKPWTNSVSLEPGGDYEFKVVMKGRLPGHYHIHPFFNLKDAGQVMGPGVWLDIGGDPADFSNTIQTINGEMIDMESFGFANGVFWHLFWGALAAAWLLWWVRRPLFISRYRMLDAGLEHELITDQDKTIAKAVLVGVPVLVLALNAVTANQYPDAIPLQAGLDRILPLPAQVNAGLVNVDTLKAEYNVAQRAMLLQFSIDNRSQGAVRIGEFSSSNVHFINADLANVNSKPGKDDVSNNGMSLSDNAPIAPGEQRTVTVEVRDAAWESEKLDGLIKDADSRLGGLLFLYDDVMGKRYISSISAAVIPKFN from the coding sequence ATGAAATTACTTTTTAAACCTTGGCTGTTGGCAGTGCTTTGCATCAACGTATTGTCGATATTTGCCGTACCCACCGCGCAGGCCCATGGCGAAAAAGCCCTGGAGCCATTCATCAGGATGCGGACCATCCAGTGGTACGACGTGCAATGGTCCACGCAAACATTCAACGTCAACGATGAAGTCAGCGTCAGCGGCAAGTTTCATGTTGCCGAAGATTGGCCGATCAGTGTGCCGAAACCGGAAGCCAGCTTCTTGAATATCTCCACCCCAGGACCGGTGCTGATTCGTACCGAACGCTACCTGAACGGTAAGCCCTGGACTAACTCGGTATCGCTGGAGCCGGGCGGCGATTACGAGTTCAAGGTGGTCATGAAAGGCCGCTTGCCGGGCCATTATCACATCCATCCGTTTTTTAATTTAAAAGACGCCGGTCAGGTGATGGGGCCTGGGGTGTGGCTGGACATTGGCGGCGATCCCGCGGACTTTAGCAATACCATTCAAACCATCAACGGTGAAATGATCGACATGGAAAGCTTCGGCTTTGCCAATGGCGTGTTCTGGCATCTGTTCTGGGGCGCGTTGGCGGCTGCCTGGTTGTTGTGGTGGGTGCGTCGGCCGTTGTTCATCAGCCGCTACCGCATGCTGGATGCCGGTTTGGAGCATGAGTTGATCACCGATCAGGACAAAACCATCGCCAAGGCCGTGTTAGTGGGCGTGCCGGTATTGGTATTGGCGCTGAATGCCGTTACCGCCAACCAGTACCCGGACGCCATCCCATTACAAGCGGGCTTGGATAGGATTTTGCCTCTGCCGGCGCAAGTCAATGCCGGACTGGTCAATGTCGACACCCTAAAAGCCGAATACAACGTGGCGCAACGCGCGATGCTGTTGCAGTTCAGTATCGACAATCGCAGCCAAGGCGCGGTTAGGATCGGCGAATTTTCCAGTTCCAACGTGCATTTCATAAACGCTGACTTAGCGAATGTCAACAGCAAACCCGGCAAGGATGACGTCAGTAATAACGGTATGAGCCTGAGTGACAACGCGCCCATCGCGCCCGGCGAACAGCGCACCGTCACGGTTGAAGTGCGCGATGCGGCCTGGGAATCGGAAAAACTGGATGGGCTGATCAAAGATGCGGACAGCCGGCTGGGTGGCCTGCTGTTTCTTTACGACGACGTGATGGGTAAACGCTATATCTCCAGCATTTCCGCCGCCGTCATTCCCAAATTCAATTAA